Within the Channa argus isolate prfri chromosome 12, Channa argus male v1.0, whole genome shotgun sequence genome, the region CCCTGTGCCAGATGGGTCACCACCTCCTGGGGGCTGGTGAGACCTCTCGTTGCTGAGCAGTGCTCTTAttgtgaaatgtcaaaaagataaaaaaaaaaaaaagtattttattaacataatatttaatgcactttaacttctgttgataaaaaaaatgttctagtGCCTTAAATATGGTTTCTCATTTCAAATAAAGGGGATGTAAACATTTCATACTAACTGTACATATATTGTGCTAAGAGTGTTTGAGGAGTGTTTACTTGTGcaaaacacaatgacattttacCCCAGAGGCTGTTTGCCAAATCCCCCACATGGTTTCACATGATTCAAAAAGGGGAAGTAAACGGTTAATCCTTCTTTAtctaaagagacaaaaaaaatgacacacattCAGACTCACGAAAGGGTAGGCTGACAAAAGAGTTTTGTACTAAAAGCTGGATTCCATGTTATTTTATCAAATTTCCACTTTTAGTGTCATGGTCAGTGTGTAGGTCCCAGTATTGCCACACAGCATCGCCATGTGTACTGCCAAGGCATAAACGGAACCGCAGTTCCCTACAGGATGTGCAGTGGACTCCACAGGTAATTTTAGACATTACGATATGAATGTGTTTGCTGGACTATAGATAATTTGTTGATGTTAATGGTGATGCACTAATGGAATTAACGTGACGCCCcgtgttttaacaaaaacactatGTACCCGTATTGTCTTACGGACATGGATGTGTTTGTATTCCTAGGCCCAGCTCCCTAAAGAATTGCTCCACAGAAGCGTGTGCCCTTCATTGGCGTGCAGGTCCGTGGACACCATGCACGGCCACCTGTGGCCGTCACGGTTTCCAGTCACGTCAGGTGACCTGTGTCCACCATCGAACCGGCAAGACCGCCCGTGAGCATCACTGCATGTGGAGGCCTCGCCTTCCCAGCTGGCAGCGATGCAATATCTTGTCCTGTGGCAGAGGTGAGACTAAGTTGTGCCAATGTCAGTGAGTCAGAAATAATTTGCCAAATTGTTTTCTGTACTGTAACGGCCATTTGGATTTGTGTAAAACCTCTGTTGTGGGACATTACATCTCCCTAATGGGCCTAAAGTGCACATACATCAGTTTCATGTGCTGAGGTTTGGAAGTATCAGTTTCTGAAATTTCATCCGCcccccaattaaaaaaatggtgAAGGGGAATTCACTTGTTGTGCTCAGTAGCAAATAAACCACAGACCTCAATGTGAGAAACAAAAGAGCCCTCATGAAAAGATGTgtggtgttttttaaatgtcgCTTTCAGTGGTTTGAAACAGATACAAGAAGCTCCACAAATCACATAGTTTTAGTTGGCAGACAGACGTTTTTAGAGGTTCCTTTCTAGAATCCTCTTCACTTGAAAGTGAAAGGGAAATATTTATGATTTTGGTTTGCTGACCATTTAACCAAGAACTGCCACTAGAATTCCGaaattgcattttcatttatagCAGCAGTTATCCCCCTCACTAAACTGAAACTCTTAAAAAACCCTAATTAAGTGACAATGTGTAGTAAACCGTATATTCTGTGTATTCCAGAGGGAGACTGCCGAGACAGCACCAGGTACTGTGAGAAGGTTCGAAACCTGGAGCTCTGCCCGCTCCCCCAGTTCAAGAGCCGCTGCTGTTATTCCTGCAGGAACACCTGAAACGGCCGCGTAAGATGAGAGTTGCGGACGACCTGGATGGGTCAGGGAAGGTGCCAGCAGACACTTAAAACCTCTGTGCCCCAGTCTAACGCCAACACCTGTCTGAAATAAACCGTTTTGGATTGGGATACCTTAGTATAAGAGGGATGTTTGAATGATCATACATGGAGTGACCTAATTTCCTCAATGCCATGCGTAGGTTTGAATTGGAAAGTGTTGTTATGAGAGGATTTACATGTTTACGAAAGCTCAgttttacttcctttttttttttttttttcattttgggtAGAGGGGGAACCAATGTCTGCCTTTTGTAAAGTGAAACTTCATGCAACTAATGTGGCAAGTTTTCATTCTGAGTATTAGGAAATTTATAGTATCATAAAGAGGAATCAGACCTGTTGATGAATGAATGCAATCTGGTGCTTCAGggttttccttaaaaaaaaaaaaaaacagtgctgctACGGCCATGTCTAAAATGGGGAGCACAGTATCATACCATTTATCATACAttacacaaatatataattaaaagaaTTATTGACATTACCCggggatttttttttgaaaaacccCAGCGTTACAAtcatctccaaaacagcattattattttaataatttcttcttGTTAAAATGTGAGTATACTCTTAGCTAAAGTGACTAAAAGCCTCATCTTTGATAATTAGCAGTTGATCGTGGTCTGTGCTAAAATCTTGGGTCATTCAGCATGTGCTGACTGCAGCGACTGGTCAAGTAGAATGGAATTAAAGCGCAGACGTTTTACATGAATTTGTGGAAAGTAGGACACGATGAAGATTTATCCTGCATGGGTTGCACTAATGGGAGGTATTTGACTGAAGCAAGTCAATTTTAGAAAAGATTTTGCACTCAACTCATCAAAGTCTTTGTTAAGAACACAGGCTTAtagagttttttattttttatttttacttatctACTTTGTATAGTTacattgtttatatattttgttttcagacttgGATTTTGATTGAAAGATGCTTGTTAAAATTGTCTTTCTAACCACTTTGTGATGTTACCCGTGTTTAAATGTGAGGTGAGTGTAATCATCCCCTACTAATTCATCCTGTCCATCGAGTtctattttgacattttaggacAAAACTGCACTTGTTACACTATTCTTATGCGACTGTGTCTAGAACTGATTCCAGCATTAGTTTTGCCTAAaggcacaaatatttttaagtagAAATCGTCTCAGAAATCTTTTAGATAAGTCTTGCTATTGCTATCTTGCCTCCAATGAAGAGCAACAGTGCAGAGAATTCAAACAATTGCTGCttgatcagttttatttatcGAAATTTGATAATGGATTGTACCTGAAGGGGTGTGCAGAGCGTGGCAGAGGGtagaagagcatagcagagTAGGGACACATGCTAGTCcaagcttaagttgcatattgtagctttaaaaaaaaaatgtaaataagaactGTGTGTCATTGTTGGATTTTAATCaaaactgtactttttaaagATGATAATGtaccatatttacatttttgtaatggGTTTTGCACTTTTTAGATTTTGTCCTGGGTTTCAAAATGCTTCATTATCAAGTGTAACATACCTTAGCATGAGACTACTTATCCTTTCATTGAGGTGtgattatttcttcttcttcttcttgttcttttttttttttagaggaattacttacactcttaatttatGTAGATATTTTGGGTCCtgtttttaactatttattttaatgtgtgccCTTGTGCATACCTTTGTAAATAACTAGAAGTTTGAATTAAAGTATTAGTTTCTCTACAGCTGACAGGGTTTGATGTGCATGCAAAGGGAACCCTCTGCTGGTGAATTGATGTGATGTGCTCCGCTTATGCCTGGTTCAATAAAGTTTATAAATGTTGTCCTATAGCATAACTGCTTTGGCTCCTAAGATGATTTTAAGATGCTAATATTGACCTTTACAATCCTCAAAGGCCTGTTTGTTTCCAGAGTTAAAAAGAAGTCAGCCATTATTTGAAAACtactacatttctgtttttttttttagcccccacccccaacacacacacacatgcatggacATATTTCTCAATTTAATAGAAGGGGTTTTTGGTTTTGGATCACGTAGGTAATCTATGATTAAAAAACAGTTGGTGTAGGTGTTGCACAATTTGCAAAATCCCTATGATGCATATTTGTAATTCTaggctttataaataaactataaagAAACTTctcggatttttttttttcttggtggTGAGTCATAATATTGCACCAACCTTTTCCTTTCACCAAAGCCTTTGACTGATCATATAAATGAAGATGCATACTAATGTGATGGGAGGTTCTACAACAGAAAGAACCAAAAGCAATTCTTTATTTACAACATGCAGCTCACACTCTACTTCTCGTCTTTTGAAAAGGAACATGTATTCACACACAGTTAAGTACAAGAGGACAGCATTTTTTGACATCGGGCCAGTTCAAATTGACAAAGTTAGTTGATGATAACAGGACATATGATTAGTGCTGGCGTTATTTAAGTTATGGTGGACAAGAATAGTTGTAATTCTTGCATCACGGCAATTAGAGTTTTGCGAGTTTCCCTTGTGGACGAACTGGAAGGACAGATTGACTCTATGCTAGAGGTCCTAGTAAGTCGAGAAGTGTTCACTCGGGATGACCGTGAGGATGTCTTGTGTCGGCCTGGGCCCCGGGCAAGAGTGAGAAAGGTGCTGGATATCCTGGAGTGTAAAGGTGAAGGAGCAGCCAAGATTTTTCTCTCCATCAGCAGCCATTATCAGCAAGAGTCACAGACACATCCTAAAGAAGGCGACGCGAATCAGCCTCCATCCGTAGGTATGCAAATCTGATTGGTACATTcattttttgaatttgtttgtgtAGTTGTGTACTCGACATTGCAGTGTTCACGTGAACATGCGTTCATGTAGCAATCTCCAATAGACATCATAACCTTCTTGATTTTTCAGAGTACATCAGAGtcaaacaaaagcacagagaCATCCTCAGGCGCAGAAGTGAGAGCATGCTCTTCTACAACAGTCGCCATGGAGAGAAAATCCTTTTTTCTGAATATTATGTCAACCTTCTTTTGCTTGACGGACACCAGGACCTGGAGATGAAAAGACATGAGGTGCTGATGTTTGGACAAAAGCGACTATCTTTGCAGCAGAAGCGGGCAGGACATAAGAAAATCACACCAGCCGAACTCTTTTCAAGCCCAAATGGAAACCGGCCGGTCAAGAAAGTTGTAGTTACAGGGGTGGCAGGTATCGGAAAAACTATCCTGGTGCAGAAAATGCTGTTCGATTTCGGCCGAAACAAGgacaatttaccatttgacTTCATCATACACATGACCTTCAGAGACCTGAATCTAATTGACAAACCCACAAACTTCCGGGAGTTGGTCTTGCGCAAAAACAGGCACCTTGCTAAAGAGCTGGATAATATTTTAGCAAATGACAACAAACTGCTGATTATTTTGGATGGCTTTGATGAGTTTAGGTACTTCAGGAGTTGTGATGTAGACGTATTTGTGACTGAGCCGGATGAAGATGCAGAGCTAGTGGAGATCTTTGGGAGTCTGATGCAGGGTGAAATGCTACCCAATGCTTCGATCCTGCTCACAAGTCGACCCACAGCTATCAATCACATCCCCGTATGTTGCATCGACCGCTTTGTGCTCATCGCTGGCTTTTCCTTGGCTGAAGTTCAGGACTTCTTCTTACGTTATTTCCAAGATAGTGGCCTTGCTGATCGAATGTTCACAGTAGTATCAGCAAACGAACTGATGCTTACACTGTGCTACATCCCTGCATTTTGCTACATTGTGTGCTGCATCCTCAAAGAAACAAAGGATCTCTGTGGAGAAAGCCCTAAGACTATGACGGACATTTATGTGCAGTATCTAGTGGCTTTGCTTCGATCTCACACTCAAGAAAGATCCAAAACATGTGTTCCGGAGCAAAGAGCAGGGCCTACGCAGCCACTGTCTGACAAAGTCCTAAAGCTGGGTCGGCTCGCTTTCCAAAAACTAATGGAGCATCAAACACTATTTTATAGCAGTGACCAAGTCTTTGTAGCACTGGAAGGATGCAGCCTTGTTAGTACCTTCCTTGATAAGACAGTAGCACAAGAACCTGGTTGCACTGAAGATGTTTACTCCTTTGCGCACCTCACGGTGCAGGAGTTCTTTGCTGCAATttactgtgcagtgactgatCAGTCTCTACCCGATGCACCTCGGTATACTGCAGGCCCCGGGGAGGGGGAAAACGATGGACATTTGGACCTTTTCAACCGTTTCCTGTCTGGAATCCTCTCTGAACGCAATGCTGCTCTTCTCTCTAGGCAGGTGGGACTGTGTTGCCACAAAGAAAAAGTAGTAACCTATCGCCAGAGGCTCATCAAAGAACTTACGGCACTCTGCGAGAACGGGGCCCACATCTTAAATCACTTACACTGCCTGTTTGAGCAACAGGACCCCTCATTAGCCATGGCTGTGCAACCAACGACACTACGGGTCAATGTTAGTGATGAAATCCTCTCCCAAATGGATTACAATGCCATAATGTACTTCCTGAAAAGCACAAAGGGAACAATATCAGAGCTGGATCTGACAGGGACTGGAATAAGATGTGAGGCCCTAAGAGGTTTTCAGCCCTTTCTACTTAGATGTGAAAGTCTTTGGTGAGTTTATCAAGAAAAAGTggtgtttcttcttctcctaATCTCACCTATCTCACAATTCTTCTTCATTTAGCATTATGTGCAGCTACGACTATGCTTTGCGTATGTGACATTTAttgctctttgtgttttaaagaggACAGCGGCCCTGTGTTTGCCTTCTTTGCAtccctcttctctttttattaaatgattgtTAAATGAAATATATTGGCTTGTGTAACACCACAGTTTAAAATTTTAAGGCTTGGAGAAAACAAACTTGATATGAATGCAGTTGGGGTCATTGCTGATGTGCTGGAAGTGTCAGACAGTATAATCCACCTAGGGTAAGATGATTATCAATATTTGTCTTCGATATTTGTGAGGGGAAATACTAAATAATAGTATGTGACAAACAAATACTTTGAAACACTGCGGTATTCTTGGtcctaaaaataaaaggaacccagacctttacttttttttcccatttcagaCTTGGATGGTCAGACATTGGTGATGAGGAACTCGAGGCTATCTCTAGTGCCATACGAGTTAAAAATAGGCTAAAAGAATTATGGTAAGAGACATTTGAGAGATGTTGCAAAGCTGCAGCGCTTCATGAGAACATTTTGTCTGTTAGAACAGAAGGGTTGCAATCGTCACTTAAAAGCTGACAAGGACAAATGGATGTAAATAATACAGTTCTATTGCAGAGGCAACTTTTATCATTAGTTATGTTGTTGGCTTCTTTTAAATTTGCCCCTAAAATGAGTTTGCCACTGATTTAGTGGCAATTAGGAAATTAAGATGCAGATCAGGGAATTACTctagaaaatatataattacaGGAAATATAGATAGGGAATATACAATAGAAGTATTGGTGTAACTAATGAAGTGGCCAATTATTGTAGAATGTATAACatagtttttatgtaattaaatattttttaatgtaaaaaaaaacaaaactttcagGTTGTATAGTTTTACTCTTGTGTGCTCTCACAGGATGGAGGCTAACCGAGTGAGCTATAGAGGTCTGCTGTCACTCAGTGACTTAACCCCAAATCCTCTGAGAAAAGTTGTGTGAGTGAATCGCCTTTGCCAACAAATAACTCTATAATGGGTTTTACCAGGGTACGTTTTTCTGAAGTTTCTCCTAATCTCTGTGCAGAGCCATATGGAATGACGTGACTGACACAGAGCCAAAGTCCTTGTGCATCCAAGAAAGCATTACAGTGGACTTCACAGATGGTGATATGTGGGAGGAGTGGGGGAAATGGGTCTTCAAAAGGTGTGAGGCCAGCGGCAATGAGAAGCTACTGATGGTACTCCACAAAGTGTGCAACCTATCAGTCCACTGCTTAGAAACCCAGTGGGCGAGGACTTTCTACGGGCAACTATCGCAGCTCGTCGAGCACAGGATTGAGATCTGCACTGATGATGACATATGCAAGAAGCTCAAAAAGTTTGAGACCATTTTGAATCTCTGAGACACAGAAGTCTCCAgttatttcacattaaatgtttttaaaaatggtaaatacaGAAGAAAATTTTATTCACTTGTAATGCCCCAAAGTAACATCACCATttccttaaaaaacaattaacaaaatgCATGTGGCCCGTACGGGGATCGAACCCgcgaccttggcgttattagcaccacccTCTAACCAACTGAGCTAACCGGCCATTTTGCAACTTGCGTAGCTAGCTCTGTTGCATATTATTGCTGCTTAATATTTGTCTTAACTGGTCATAAATACCAATTCCCgtgtgagttttttttcttttctgcaagTTGCGCTTTTACTCAATGTTCCTCATAAAAAGACCAGTTATGATGTTATTTCACATTACTTtcgttatttttattttactatttatttatttaatcgttatgaatgtgaatgaatCTTTTCTGTGAAGTAAACTGTCTTAtgccctttttttatttgtaacgTGTccgttttttatttattaaaatctgaCTTATTGTAACCTCTGAGTTCCATCTGGAAATATTTCCCCGGAAGCTGCGTAACCGTGACGATTTTCTTCTGCGACGTCCTACTGCACGGACCAAGTTAGCCAGCTAGCTGctgttaaatgttatttttgtgcCCGTTGACCATCAAGCTGGACACTTTCTTCATATCGGATAGGCTGAGTGCTGTAAGTTATTATATTGTTTGAATATTAGATGATGTTCTGACGGATTTTTGGAATCGCTTAGCAATGACTGcggcatttcttttaaaatgtcaccCGCGAACTTAAAAGCTTCGACAAGTCGTGATTGCTGGCAGAGAGATCGGTTCGCTTTCATGTGATGACAAATATGAGACTGACGCTCCTTTTACTGAGTAACAACAATTAGATTGTGTTACCATATTAATGGGGTGTGTTCACCATTGACTGATTTTTAAATGGATGTAACGTTAGAATCGCTAACACTGCTGATCACCGTTGCAAGTTTAACGCTGTGTAACTAAATTAAGCTATAAAGTTAACTCGGTAGCATCACGACTTGTTCTCTCAGATACACACAGAAGGATTTGCCAATGTAGAGTCAGACTAAGTTAAAGATGAATAGATGCCAACTGTActgaggtcagtgtgtgtgtgtgtgtttgtgtgtttgcccGTGCGTGTCCGAACTGTCTCGCTCAAAGGGCAACTGAAATGGAGAGAGAGGCTAGTGAAGCCGGCGCCCCGGAACCCGTCGCCAAGAACAAGGAcatagagaagaagaaaaggtcTCGTGTCAAACAGCTGCTCGGTGATGTGAAGAAGCAGGTGGAGTTCTGGTTCGGAGATGTCAACCTTCACAAAGACCGCTTTCTGAGGAAGCTCATCGATGAGTCAGACGATGGATGTAAGCAGCTTTGAATCTCCACACACGCTTCTATCAGTGCCTGCCATTGATTCTTAGATTATACATTTGTCTAGACTGTCTTATTACAGTGCTGATGGGTCATATGCACATTAAACAAGATGCTTGTTGCAGAAATAATGAAagcgttttttttcttttttataccGACTGTAAGGTGATTTAGACAATCAAAGGTTTAGGACAGTGTCCACAGTCCTTGTTCAGTGCTGAAATGCATTATAGAGGGATACGTTCTAATACTCTGATGTTGACTGAAGTAGACCGACCTGCAAATACCAGAGTTAAGATATCCACTTGATTTGGATAACTCTGGCTGTAGCCTTTTGTCCGTAGAGTTATGTTCAACTCAGGTGTTACTTTGCAGCCCGTATAGACAGAGGGAATATTTttagtaaacaaaaacacaaaatataattgaACAATTTGACCCTGCAAGTGCTGACATCAGACTGTTTGTGTCTTAGATGTTGACATCTGTGTGCTGGCAAGCTTCAATCGAATGAAAAAGCTCACAACTGACATCAAACTGATTGCAAGGGCGTTGAAGACGTCGTCTGTTGTTGAGGTACCGTAAAGTGAATCCTCTTTTTATGAGTTACTTCATAACTATACTACATTCAGTGTTTGCATAATTTGGGAGGTTGTACTAAAATTACAACAACACAAAGGATGtgcctgtttttgtgtttcaggttAATTTGAAAGGAACTAAAGTACGGCGTCAGCTTCCAATTGGAGATGTTCCCAGTGATGTTGACAGCCGCACAGTCTATGTGGTGAAATAacgtttgattttttttgtatcttgtATCTTTGTATTCAGTCCTAAAACTAGGTAAAGGGAACCGAACTTTGATAGTAAAGACCCAGATTTGTCTTCCTTTAAATAAGGCACAGGCTCAAACCCGACTCGAACCCGATTGTCATTCCACTGATTAAAACACCTGACTTCAATTTCCCTTTTAAATTGCTTCGTAATCCTATAGGGTCACATTAGGGTCATTATGTGACATTGGATAATTTTCCTCAataaatgtgtcacttttttctcttgtcTAATTGGTTCCTCTTTGTCTGGTTTTAcgactttttcgaaaacctggCAATATTTGAGCTCCTCTTTATGCAGTAATAATCTTTTTAAAGGATTCACAAACATTTAAGTGCAGCTGTACCTTACGCTTAAGTCATGTCTACCTGGACATTCTCATTTGtggattattttgttaaatgttatgttgcCTACCGATTTAAAAATACCACAAACTAGTAAaaatgcctttttctttttaaactagGAACTTTTGCCCAAGGATGTGAATCACAGCTGGATAGAGCGAGTTTTTGCAAAATGTGGGAATGTAGTTTATATTAGCATCCCCAGGTACAAGTCATCTGGTGACCCCAAGGGGTTCGCCTTTGTCGAGTTTGAGAAGGAGGATCAAGCACAAAAAGCCATAGAGGTAAAACTTAGTTTAACGTTACCTTAAATACAAGGAAATGACTCGTGTCAGTCCATTGTTTGTATTGGACTGGAAGCaaactttgatttg harbors:
- the LOC137138170 gene encoding protein NLRC3-like produces the protein MVDKNSCNSCITAIRVLRVSLVDELEGQIDSMLEVLVSREVFTRDDREDVLCRPGPRARVRKVLDILECKGEGAAKIFLSISSHYQQESQTHPKEGDANQPPSVEYIRVKQKHRDILRRRSESMLFYNSRHGEKILFSEYYVNLLLLDGHQDLEMKRHEVLMFGQKRLSLQQKRAGHKKITPAELFSSPNGNRPVKKVVVTGVAGIGKTILVQKMLFDFGRNKDNLPFDFIIHMTFRDLNLIDKPTNFRELVLRKNRHLAKELDNILANDNKLLIILDGFDEFRYFRSCDVDVFVTEPDEDAELVEIFGSLMQGEMLPNASILLTSRPTAINHIPVCCIDRFVLIAGFSLAEVQDFFLRYFQDSGLADRMFTVVSANELMLTLCYIPAFCYIVCCILKETKDLCGESPKTMTDIYVQYLVALLRSHTQERSKTCVPEQRAGPTQPLSDKVLKLGRLAFQKLMEHQTLFYSSDQVFVALEGCSLVSTFLDKTVAQEPGCTEDVYSFAHLTVQEFFAAIYCAVTDQSLPDAPRYTAGPGEGENDGHLDLFNRFLSGILSERNAALLSRQVGLCCHKEKVVTYRQRLIKELTALCENGAHILNHLHCLFEQQDPSLAMAVQPTTLRVNVSDEILSQMDYNAIMYFLKSTKGTISELDLTGTGIRCEALRGFQPFLLRCESLWLGENKLDMNAVGVIADVLEVSDSIIHLGLGWSDIGDEELEAISSAIRVKNRLKELWMEANRVSYRGLLSLSDLTPNPLRKVVAIWNDVTDTEPKSLCIQESITVDFTDGDMWEEWGKWVFKRCEASGNEKLLMVLHKVCNLSVHCLETQWARTFYGQLSQLVEHRIEICTDDDICKKLKKFETILNL